A window of the Thunnus albacares chromosome 15, fThuAlb1.1, whole genome shotgun sequence genome harbors these coding sequences:
- the LOC122998868 gene encoding interferon alpha-inducible protein 27-like protein 2A produces the protein MHQVVHYTPHHRLITPKADMEELCKILLTGGAGAWNVFLTRSALAAVLPVLLAALGFTSDGIAASIIASIIYYASTFGGGMTFGSLVETLLSLGAGTALTPVAGGVAGWLISSICNTTDTN, from the exons ATGCATCAGGTTGTACATTACACGCCTCATCACAGGCTGATCACTCCTAAAGCTGACATGGAAGAACTTT GTAAGATCCTCCTTACCGGTGGAG CTGGTGCCTGGAATGTGTTCCTGACTCGTTCTGCTCTGGCTGCTGTTCTGCCTGTTCTTCTGGCTGCCCTGGGTTTCACCTCAGATGGAATAGCAGCAAGCATCATTGCTTCCATAATATATTATGCAAGTACTTTTGGAGGAGGCATGACATTTGGGAGTCTGGTGGAAACCTTGCTGTCATTGG GAGCAGGAACTGCACTTACGCCCGTCGCTGGAGGAGTTGCAGGCTGGCTGATATCATCCATCTGTAACACGACTGACACCAACTAa